The following are encoded together in the Pseudomonadota bacterium genome:
- a CDS encoding JAB domain-containing protein, which yields MDNLFNSLRCRVNLTWDSKEHEEIEINKPADIYRIVRDELVNADREIFLSVLLTAHNTIIGIEKVGIGGLYSCTVSARELFKSAILANASSIVLCHNHPSGDLTPSDQDRKITEKLKEAGKLLGITILDHIIITNKGYTSLDDNQSKSILSRRKR from the coding sequence TTATTCAACAGCCTCCGATGCAGAGTTAATCTGACATGGGATTCAAAAGAACATGAAGAAATTGAAATTAATAAACCGGCCGATATCTACAGGATTGTCAGAGACGAATTAGTCAACGCAGACAGAGAAATATTCCTGTCAGTATTGCTTACCGCCCACAATACCATTATCGGTATAGAAAAGGTAGGTATAGGTGGTCTCTATTCCTGCACTGTGTCAGCAAGAGAACTATTTAAAAGTGCAATCCTCGCAAATGCAAGCTCAATCGTGCTCTGCCACAATCATCCATCAGGAGATTTAACCCCCAGTGACCAGGACAGGAAGATAACAGAAAAGTTAAAGGAAGCAGGTAAGCTTCTGGGCATCACAATACTGGATCATATCATTATCACCAATAAAGGATATACCAGCCTGGATGACAATCAGTCAAAAAGCATTCTATCAAGAAGAAAACGCTAA
- a CDS encoding single-stranded DNA-binding protein: MNINIISGNLGADPETIYTESGMHIANFSLAFKAGKKTAWIHVSAFDKLAEIAEKHLHKGAKVIVTGSLTQDKWTNNEGQVRTVFKLIANRIEFIHTDGRGFDKDNPAPNDDFAHEEEE; the protein is encoded by the coding sequence ATGAACATCAATATCATTTCAGGGAATCTGGGCGCTGACCCGGAAACAATCTACACAGAATCAGGTATGCATATTGCCAACTTCTCCCTGGCATTCAAAGCAGGCAAGAAGACCGCATGGATACATGTAAGCGCTTTTGACAAGCTTGCGGAGATTGCAGAAAAGCATCTCCACAAGGGAGCAAAGGTAATTGTAACCGGATCTCTTACCCAGGACAAATGGACAAATAACGAAGGCCAGGTCAGAACAGTCTTTAAGCTCATTGCAAACCGGATTGAGTTCATCCATACAGACGGAAGAGGATTTGACAAAGATAATCCAGCTCCGAATGATGACTTCGCCCATGAAGAGGAGGAATAG
- a CDS encoding DUF3150 domain-containing protein — MEYESIFQKACLIQLSTSVWTPTKMLDHSVMERIGKNSDWLRGRKYLINPELLGPLNTTSHQARNLVQKLSLPFPITGIYLIPKESLSHVDSRLEEHKKVFTDKAAAFETEYGQARNEAKLALGSLFNEGDYPLHISSKFKFNWRFLTIDLPGKSTILSPEIYEREKQKFTDMMDEARDLASFTLINEFREIIDGLVERLNGTGKAIKGATFNKLREFIDTLDTKNLFNDQLVKEFADEARESLKGVSPYGLSYNDAMKKAVKDSMNALKESIDIAIEDLPKRKIRLAV, encoded by the coding sequence ATGGAATATGAATCAATTTTTCAAAAAGCATGTTTGATCCAATTATCCACATCAGTATGGACACCCACCAAGATGCTCGACCATTCCGTCATGGAAAGGATCGGCAAAAACTCTGACTGGTTAAGGGGAAGAAAGTATCTGATCAATCCTGAGCTATTGGGACCACTCAATACAACATCCCACCAGGCAAGGAATCTCGTACAGAAGCTGTCATTACCTTTTCCTATAACAGGTATATACCTTATACCAAAAGAATCACTCTCTCACGTAGACAGCAGATTAGAGGAACACAAGAAGGTATTCACGGATAAGGCCGCAGCCTTTGAAACCGAATACGGCCAGGCCCGTAATGAAGCAAAACTTGCATTAGGCAGTCTCTTCAATGAGGGAGACTATCCTTTGCATATAAGCAGTAAGTTCAAGTTCAACTGGAGATTTCTTACGATAGATCTTCCGGGCAAGAGCACAATTCTTTCTCCAGAAATCTATGAAAGAGAGAAACAGAAGTTCACCGACATGATGGACGAAGCCAGAGACCTCGCATCTTTTACCCTCATCAATGAGTTCAGAGAGATTATCGATGGTCTTGTTGAGAGGTTGAATGGTACCGGCAAAGCAATCAAGGGCGCCACATTCAATAAGCTAAGAGAGTTCATTGATACTCTTGATACAAAGAACCTCTTTAACGACCAGCTTGTAAAAGAGTTTGCCGATGAAGCCAGAGAATCATTAAAAGGAGTATCACCCTATGGTCTCTCTTACAATGATGCAATGAAAAAGGCGGTAAAAGATTCTATGAACGCCTTAAAAGAATCCATAGATATTGCCATCGAAGATCTCCCCAAAAGAAAGATCCGTCTTGCAGTATGA
- a CDS encoding SWIM zinc finger family protein, which produces MTMAQLQQKEEKGNTLRVFQVTSGDYYVESSKGKVCYRVSLDNNDSGCTCGDYNSNIQNDKNFTCKHMLAAMKFSETDQKPRLDDRFVMEIQGNEFVKYAGVLDLGHQKGIARFCTEAVQYPTKENGNEAICKATLISKEGEEYIDYGDANPLNVTSRVVKHILRVASTRAKARVLRDFTNIGMTCLEELADFDEVETPKKETAPEKSNVRPFKKPKEEKDAANKKTDTPAPEKDQEKKEEPPKEQSPEQPQKTEQAQSQTDNVVKIATAQMQAIINLAKRRGLTEDDIRKRIEDNYHVSFEAMNSTDAKGLIRQLQQSA; this is translated from the coding sequence ATGACAATGGCTCAGCTTCAGCAGAAGGAAGAAAAAGGTAACACTTTAAGGGTCTTTCAGGTGACCTCAGGTGACTACTACGTAGAATCATCCAAAGGCAAGGTCTGCTACCGCGTATCATTAGATAATAACGACAGCGGCTGCACCTGTGGAGATTACAACAGTAATATCCAGAATGACAAGAACTTTACCTGTAAGCATATGCTCGCAGCCATGAAGTTCTCAGAGACAGATCAGAAGCCCAGACTTGATGACAGATTCGTTATGGAAATTCAGGGTAACGAGTTTGTAAAATATGCAGGTGTGCTGGATTTGGGACATCAGAAAGGCATAGCAAGGTTTTGCACGGAGGCAGTCCAGTATCCTACCAAGGAGAACGGCAACGAAGCCATCTGTAAAGCCACCCTTATATCTAAGGAGGGAGAGGAGTATATAGACTACGGTGACGCTAATCCCTTAAACGTCACATCAAGGGTAGTCAAGCACATCCTCAGGGTTGCATCTACCCGTGCAAAGGCAAGGGTACTCAGAGACTTTACCAATATCGGCATGACCTGTCTTGAAGAGCTTGCAGACTTCGACGAAGTTGAAACGCCTAAGAAAGAAACAGCACCCGAGAAGTCCAATGTCAGACCATTCAAGAAACCAAAGGAGGAGAAGGATGCTGCCAATAAGAAGACTGATACCCCGGCTCCTGAGAAAGATCAGGAGAAGAAAGAAGAACCCCCAAAAGAACAATCCCCCGAACAACCACAAAAAACAGAACAGGCGCAAAGTCAGACTGATAATGTGGTAAAAATCGCTACTGCACAGATGCAGGCGATTATTAACCTCGCAAAAAGAAGAGGGCTGACGGAAGATGATATCAGAAAGAGAATCGAAGATAATTACCATGTCTCCTTTGAGGCCATGAATTCTACCGATGCCAAAGGGTTGATACGTCAACTCCAGCAGTCCGCATAA
- a CDS encoding PD-(D/E)XK nuclease family protein: MMNITELRTEPHLSASGINDYIDCSLLYKLSRIDKCIPEFTADSLAFGSIIHEVIAIYQNERKMGNSFTRDNMLNCFDYYWAAKAKGKDYIRYKGKSTYDSLLIQGKGLLSVYYDYIIQNTFKVVAVEEPFRFIIEGIDVPIIGVIDLIEEDESGTIVVSDTKTSKQSFNDDKIDKNFQLTLYYMALKANGYKNREILLKLDTLIKTKQPRFEPYYTTRTDDDVRRAARKIMSVWEEIQNNIFIPNDTSWKCGGCAYQTYCREAV; the protein is encoded by the coding sequence ATGATGAATATTACAGAATTAAGAACTGAACCACATTTATCGGCAAGCGGCATTAATGATTATATCGATTGCAGCTTGCTTTATAAGCTCTCCCGTATAGATAAATGCATACCGGAATTTACCGCCGACAGCCTGGCCTTCGGATCAATCATCCATGAAGTCATTGCCATATATCAGAATGAGAGAAAGATGGGCAACAGTTTTACCAGAGACAACATGCTCAACTGTTTTGACTATTACTGGGCGGCAAAGGCAAAAGGAAAGGATTATATCAGGTATAAAGGAAAGAGCACCTATGATTCACTCCTTATACAGGGGAAAGGTCTTCTCTCCGTCTATTACGATTATATAATACAGAATACATTTAAAGTAGTAGCAGTGGAAGAACCATTCAGATTTATCATAGAAGGGATTGATGTGCCGATAATAGGCGTAATCGATCTTATTGAAGAAGATGAATCAGGCACAATTGTAGTATCTGATACCAAAACCAGTAAACAGTCTTTCAATGATGACAAGATAGATAAGAACTTCCAGCTTACCCTTTACTATATGGCATTAAAGGCCAACGGGTACAAGAACAGGGAGATACTATTAAAGCTTGATACCCTGATTAAAACAAAGCAGCCGAGGTTCGAACCGTACTATACGACAAGAACAGATGATGATGTGAGAAGGGCGGCCAGGAAGATCATGTCAGTCTGGGAAGAGATACAGAATAACATCTTTATCCCCAATGACACTTCCTGGAAATGCGGAGGCTGCGCATATCAGACCTATTGCAGGGAGGCAGTATGA
- a CDS encoding DUF2997 domain-containing protein, with protein sequence MKEIIIDIDNDGEISVETRGFKGKSCLEESQFVKDLIGQELLQQLTPAYYEINKTQIKKYLKLCG encoded by the coding sequence ATGAAAGAAATCATCATCGATATTGATAACGACGGAGAAATATCCGTCGAAACCAGAGGTTTTAAAGGCAAGTCCTGTTTGGAAGAGTCGCAGTTCGTCAAAGACCTTATAGGTCAGGAACTCCTCCAGCAGCTTACCCCTGCTTATTACGAAATCAATAAAACCCAGATCAAGAAATACTTGAAACTCTGTGGTTAA
- a CDS encoding DUF1257 domain-containing protein: protein MIKISHIAKIELEIKLLDALIAACNRLGFEFVKNQKTYEWYGRYMRDTPLPEGITENQLGKCDHAIKVPGCSYEIGIVKRNNNYHLLWDSWESQLRLAIGKNAGIIKQAYTTEVVRHDAKIKGYRITEKQTEKGIRLILQK, encoded by the coding sequence GTGATTAAAATCAGTCACATTGCAAAGATTGAATTAGAAATAAAGTTACTCGATGCCTTAATTGCAGCATGTAACAGATTAGGCTTCGAATTCGTAAAGAATCAAAAGACCTACGAATGGTATGGCCGCTATATGAGGGACACCCCTTTGCCTGAAGGAATTACAGAAAATCAGTTAGGTAAATGTGACCACGCCATAAAAGTACCCGGATGCTCATATGAGATAGGGATTGTTAAAAGAAACAACAACTACCATCTTCTATGGGATAGTTGGGAATCACAATTACGTTTGGCTATCGGCAAAAACGCCGGAATAATCAAGCAAGCCTATACCACAGAAGTGGTAAGGCATGACGCAAAGATAAAAGGCTACCGTATCACAGAAAAGCAAACAGAAAAAGGCATCAGGCTGATCTTACAGAAGTAA